The sequence TCCGGATATCGCTAGCCGATCCCCAGCCCAATGAAAGCTCGTGGTACCCGATATTTCCGAAGTTTCCGTCGTGTCAGATGAACTATCGGCACCCTGTAGTATTTCTGATGATTTGCTGACGCGCCTATGAAATACGTCATAGGTGTATCGCGTGCGGATTCTAGTCGGAGGATTCGAGCGGCGGCTTACCGATGCATTCCGGCGTGTAGTCACTGTCTCGATCAGTAGTCCATCAGCGTCCCATTTTGCCTGTATGTCCTGATCCGGATCGACTTTGCGAATGAGATTGCCGGTTCGGTCGAAGGTATAGGAGGTGCCGGCGTATTCGCCGTCGCGGACCCACGAAAGCGAGCGATCGCCCTCATTGTCCGGGGTCGAGTGCACGACGTTCCGGAAATGTGCTCGTAGCAAGTCGCCGGCGGAATCATATGTGAAACTGCGACGCTGACCGTCCGGGCCGGTGTGTTCGATCACTCGTCCGGCCTGGTCATATCGGTAGCATTGAGTGCCAATGTCCCGATCACGCTTCTGGAGCAGTTCCCCATCGGCGTCGTATACGTATTCGCTGTCGAGGAATATGCCACCCGACATGGATATCGACTGAACGGCGAGCAGCCCGTCGGAGGTATATGCCCATTGGTGGCTCGACGCTGAACCAGTTTTCGCACTCGTCACGCGGCCGAGTGCGTCACGCTCGAATGAAATCGGCTCTATACCGTCGATGCGAATAGTGGCAGGTATGTCAAGGCGGTCGTATTCGAGTTGCTCCCGGTACACTGCCGGCTTACCTTGATCTTCCAGAGAGGCTGCACGCTCGATGCAGTTCCCGCTTTCATCATATCGGTAGCTGATCGAGAATCTGGCATCTTGCCGCTCCTGTACTAGGCGACCTGATTCATCGTAGTACATCTCGACTCGACAGTCCGGGTTTTCAGCGACGACCAGATTCCCTCCCCTATCATATGAAAACGTTTCGGTCCGTTTTCCGGTCGGCTGACGCGCGTCGTCTACATGCCGCTTTACGACGCGTCCAAGGGCGTCTGTCTCGTAGTCAATGGATTGGCCCAAGGGATCCGTGCGGCGCCGAAGGTCACCAGATGCGTTGTATTCGTAATGACGCGACTGCCCCCAGTAGTCGATTTCCTCCACGATCTGCCCGAGCGCATTGCGTCGCAGCGAATGGTATTGACCGCGTTCGTTGATAACGGCAGTCAATTCACCTTCGGAATCGTATCGATATTGGATCGTTGAACCGTCTGGCGCGGTGCGCCTGATGATCTGTCCGAGCTCGTTGTGATCGAAGTACGTCTCTCGACCGCCAGCGCTGCGATACCGGATCAGATTGCCGTCTGCGTCGTAGGCACATTGAATTTCGGTGCCATCAGGATGGATGGCGCGCAGCAAATTCCCATTTCGATCATAGGCGTAACGGGCGACCTGCGCCATCGCATTGACGACCCTGGTGACGCAAGCCCGGGCGTCGTGTTCGAATTCCACGCGATGCCCCAGCGCATCGATAATCGCTGCAATATTGCCTCTGACGTCGTAATCGAACCGAGTCGACGCCCCACGCGGGGTGACCTGTTCGACAAGTTGCCCTTGCTCATCGTACTCGTAGCGCATTCGGCCACGATCCGGCGATACACGATCGATCAGGTTGCCGCGTGTGTCCCAATCGTATGTCCATTTCTGTCCACCCGGTGTAACGACGCTGACCAGCCGGTGATTCAGGTCATATCGTGCAGATACAATGCTCTTATCGGGTAGTGTCAATGCATCGAGATTGCCATACTGGTCATATGTCCATTTAGTTGTCCGGCGGTCTGGATCAGTCTCCGAGCATGTCCGACCGCATCGATCGTAAGCGTACGTTGTTGCGCCACCGAGTGGATCGATTGAGGCGATCGGCATTCCGCGCGCATTCGCTTGCAGAATCGATATTGCCCCCACGGAGTTCGTGATCTGCGTTTCGTGATGCACCGTATTGTAGGCAAACCGATAGTCGAAGAATCCACCGTCGCCCCATGCATGGTCGACACGCCATACACCATCGCTGCATTGTTGATAGCTGTAATAAAACGCGACGCCCATGCGGCTGGTATGGCCGGTCATCCGATGTTCTTCCTCATAGGTGAAGCGACGCCGTCTTCCCATCGGATCGATCGCGGCGACGAGATTCCGTTCGACATCGTGTTCGTAACCGACGAGCGAATACGAACCACCGTCCATATCGACTAGCGTTAGTTCGCCCGCCGGACTTTTTTCACCACCGACCTGCCGGCGCGTTGACGAATCGCAGTCGATTCGACGCCCGGTCGACCGATCGCCCATCCACTCGACGAGCCGCGCCAAGTTTCCGTCGGTATCGCGCTCGAACACCCACGCATTTCCGTTCAGGTCGCTCATCCTAGATATCGGCAGCGACAGCCCTCCTCGGACCTCGATGTTCGTGGGCCCTGCCTGTAAATGGTCAGGTAATGCAAATTCGTACTCAATGCCCCGGCGCGTGCGCAGTATCAGAAGAGCGGCTCGACGATACAGCGCGTAACCATGCTGCCAGTCGTATGTACGCTCCTGCCATCCGTCGCTAGTGGGGAGTTCATCGAATGCGGTTACGTGATCCGGAAAATAAGCGATCCCGGCGATCGAATTATCATGAAGCGTCAACTCGAAGCG comes from Burkholderia pyrrocinia and encodes:
- a CDS encoding RHS repeat-associated core domain-containing protein translates to MALPAVKHLDPVIGVDVHSVLVAPSPTPVFLPHPHVGFMLDLREYVEAAKGVVGSIAMALVQEKVSAYLEDHPNVEKKLGEAAAFASGKFADIQDNAIVAEGMKLEQQAAGLQSSIGNMIGAGVGMGGAAGRPIFVNGLMRATVGTHSFHVPGLHFPLGESFAPPPEPDPIPSDDAESFMGSRTVLANNDPMSFMALPALSCWAVGMEPPGHNSAHTERTYPSMPSSVMLPIPAGRPVMVGGPPVLNMAAVAKGLFKAFRGSKWAKSLADKLNLKSGFLRCNVLKAEPVDAVTGEVVVRDRDFVVNGRLPMVWDRHYSSHDRHSGEIGFGWRTPADIRFELTLHDNSIAGIAYFPDHVTAFDELPTSDGWQERTYDWQHGYALYRRAALLILRTRRGIEYEFALPDHLQAGPTNIEVRGGLSLPISRMSDLNGNAWVFERDTDGNLARLVEWMGDRSTGRRIDCDSSTRRQVGGEKSPAGELTLVDMDGGSYSLVGYEHDVERNLVAAIDPMGRRRRFTYEEEHRMTGHTSRMGVAFYYSYQQCSDGVWRVDHAWGDGGFFDYRFAYNTVHHETQITNSVGAISILQANARGMPIASIDPLGGATTYAYDRCGRTCSETDPDRRTTKWTYDQYGNLDALTLPDKSIVSARYDLNHRLVSVVTPGGQKWTYDWDTRGNLIDRVSPDRGRMRYEYDEQGQLVEQVTPRGASTRFDYDVRGNIAAIIDALGHRVEFEHDARACVTRVVNAMAQVARYAYDRNGNLLRAIHPDGTEIQCAYDADGNLIRYRSAGGRETYFDHNELGQIIRRTAPDGSTIQYRYDSEGELTAVINERGQYHSLRRNALGQIVEEIDYWGQSRHYEYNASGDLRRRTDPLGQSIDYETDALGRVVKRHVDDARQPTGKRTETFSYDRGGNLVVAENPDCRVEMYYDESGRLVQERQDARFSISYRYDESGNCIERAASLEDQGKPAVYREQLEYDRLDIPATIRIDGIEPISFERDALGRVTSAKTGSASSHQWAYTSDGLLAVQSISMSGGIFLDSEYVYDADGELLQKRDRDIGTQCYRYDQAGRVIEHTGPDGQRRSFTYDSAGDLLRAHFRNVVHSTPDNEGDRSLSWVRDGEYAGTSYTFDRTGNLIRKVDPDQDIQAKWDADGLLIETVTTRRNASVSRRSNPPTRIRTRYTYDVFHRRVSKSSEILQGADSSSDTTETSEISGTTSFHWAGDRLAISGFIGSGERVTRRFFYYPGTFHPMTQICSSDDSEAKEHATVRYFYNDPNGSPITTIDDIVSTDSETVELNFAAEGTTPIRYQGQYFDTETGLHYNRYRYYDPTIQCFISQDPVGLVGGENPYRYAPNPMAWIDPLGLALSGADFTGSPDLFPVTGSQKNIVTITMQGARGRDFTQAYKLAGIRPAQAKNYTWHHVRDFNPASGETTMQLVTTAAHEASFPHAGSVEQFEKNFGVKYESLDAIKLSYAKGWLLGKKPVDRLEDAVYAYYQNRKPCICHGT